In Eulemur rufifrons isolate Redbay chromosome 3, OSU_ERuf_1, whole genome shotgun sequence, a single window of DNA contains:
- the LOC138381405 gene encoding high mobility group protein B1-like, with protein sequence LNVGKGDPRKPRGKMSSYAFFVQTCREENKKHPDASVNFSEFSKKCSERWKTMSAKEKGKFEDMAKADKARYEREMKTYIPPKGETKKKFKDPNAPKRPPSAFFLFCSEYRPKIKGEHPGLSIGDVAKKLGEMWNNTAADDKQPNGKKAAKLKEKYEKDIAAYRAKGKPDAAKKGVVKAEKSKKKKEDEEDEGNEEEEEDEEDEEDDNE encoded by the coding sequence CTAAACGTGGGCAAAGGAGATCCCAGGAAGCCGAGAGGCAAAATGTCATCATACGCATTCTTTGTGCAAACCTGCCGGGAGGAGAACAAGAAGCACCCAGATGCTTCAGTCAACTTCTCAGAATTTTCTAAGAAATGCTCAGAGAGGTGGAAGACCATGTCtgctaaagagaaaggaaagtttgAAGATATGGCAAAGGCGGACAAGGCCCgttatgaaagagaaatgaaaacctatatcCCTCCTAaaggggaaacaaaaaagaagttcaaGGATCCCAATGCACCCAAGAGGCCTCCTTCggcctttttcttgttctgttctgAGTATCGCCCTAAAATCAAAGGAGAACATCCTGGCCTATCCATTGGTGATGTTGCAAAGAAACTGGGAGAGATGTGGAATAACACTGCTGCAGATGACAAGCAGCCTAATGGAAAGAAGGCTGCAAAGCTGAAGGAAAAATACGAAAAGGATATTGCTGCGTACCGAGCTAAAGGAAAGCCTGACGCAGCAAAAAAGGGAGTTGTCAAGgctgaaaaaagcaagaaaaagaaggaagatgaggaagatgaagggaatgaagaggaggaggaagatgaagaagatgaggaagatgatAATGAATAA